Within Sander vitreus isolate 19-12246 chromosome 23, sanVit1, whole genome shotgun sequence, the genomic segment ATCCATAGTTACAGTAAATATTTTGTATCGCAGTGAGAAGCATTACAGTATACGAGATGAGAGCCACAACATCAAAATCAATAATGTGGAGTTATTAGTCTACCAGAGATTTTGTGTTATTTCCAAACTTCTAGAATCCTCAAAGTTTTGGTGTCTTACTATATCTTTGGTGGGATCGTCGATGCTCTGGGAGGTCGCACTGACAGTGTCGGGGGACACGCCCCCCTCCTGCTCctgaccaatcactgcctcggtGGCGCTCTCAGTGGCACTCTGTTCGCTGATGGCATCCTTGAAGCCTGACATGGACACGTCATCTGTACCGCACATAATGATATACACATATTACTTACAGAGACAAGACACACATTTGACTTGTATGTATGGTCAGGCTTTATCAATGCATCATGAGACTAAAGTATCTTACACTGACTGTAAGATGCACATTACTGACATAGCAGAACAATGCTGCCACCCTCTGGAAAATACAGTTGCCtaccagtgtatgtgtgtatttttttttttaatctttagtATCAAACTCTAAACAAGGAGGTCACCGAAGCAACAGAACAATGACACTGGTGATGATATATATACTTAAGTTACCATTTGTAATTGAAAAACGCAGAtttaatggttttattttttcatatgtaAAGAAATTATGTTCTTGTTTCATAAATGTTACAACACTGCATCGGTATGTTTGTCCAAAAAGGTCCATGTGGGCTGGACACTTGTACATATGTGCAAAAAAAGTAGTTTGCTGTACATTTGTGTGTAAGAATGCATTCATGTTTGTGCCACCTCTCTCTAGCAGACTGTATGCGTCTCCGTCCTCCATCAGGTAGCTGTCTATAGAGATGTTGTCCAGCGACTGCAGGGACGGGCTCTTCTTCATGTTCTTATAGGACACGGAGAAACTGGACTGGGAGCGGTCCCGCATCAAACGAccactacaacacacacaagaaatGGAGTGTGTGAGAGGCAGATCATTTCAATCATTTCTTTCTGTATAGTTTAAAATCTGCTGTGCAACACTATCCATGCATGCCAGTGATTCTGAATGACTGGCTGATTGGCAGTGACATTGAGAGAAAAAGAACAGGGCCAGTGCTTTTATTTGGTCATATCTGATATAGATTTGTTCTTATGCTAACACTGAGCAGAGCCTGCTGCGCTCTCAGAGAGCTGACAAGGCTTACTCATCAaactatgaattaaatatcgcTTCAGTCCTTTATGTGGTGTTGTTTGAGGTCATGTAAGAACCAAGTGTGCTAGCCTCCCAAAGAGCAAGAAACGATCTACAGAGAAATCACAACCGATAAAATCAAAGTGGCTCCCAAAAGACTGAGAACAcaaggctgaaaaaaaaagaaaaaaaaaaaaaagagttgtcaCAAAGAAGGAGCTTCGTTTTTTATCTTTACCATCACCACCACGTAGACACCAAACACAGGACTCATTTAACACATACAGACAAGTACCGGGGTgtcatgcacacatgcaaatgCATGCCCACAGGGgactcacatacacacgtttGCACTGATTTGTATTCATCCAAGGATCACAATTGCAAAGACAAACTCACACATcatacataaacacacgcaCATTAATACGGCTAGTCACAGATCCAGTGCCTTACATGTTGGACATGGAATAAAGGGAGGTGGATCTGCTGGAGTTTGAGGAGCTGAGGAAATCAGAAACCACAGACAAACTTCCTTTCCTTGgtagagagaaaacacacacacacacacacacacacacacacacacacacacacacacacacacacacacacacacacacacacacacacacacacacacacacctcgcatGGGTCAAAGCAAAGGTCAAGAGGCAGAAATGGAAGTGAATGAGATAAGAAATGACAAGAATAGGAAATGCTGACGagacaatacacacagaaagacatggCAGCTTGAGGCCAACCAACATTCATAATGTCAGAGACGCGTGCAAGGTTTCTGTTACTGACAGACACTCAAACATTCATGTGGGTGATCAACACACAGCTCTTGTGTTCAGGAATAGACAGATTAACTTAGAGAGAGACTCAGTCATGACATTCATCATCCACAATGAGGCACAGAGGGAGAATACTCAGATTCAgttgtaaaaaagaagaaaaaaaaaaatctaaaaacgGACGATTCCTTGGACGATATACCGTATGATCTTTTAAGGGCTACAACTTATCGATCCATTGGTTGATTACGATTATTTGTTTAGCAAAAGCTGAAACAGTCAATCAATGGGAAATGAAACATCAACAATTGTTAATAGTTTAATTCGTTTAATTAAGCAAAAACACTAGATATTTGCTGGTTTCAGTCTCCAAAATCAGAGgactttctgtttttatataacCGTAGCGTGATAATCTTTGGGTTTTTAGACTGTTGATCAGacaacacaagatttaaagatGTCACCATGAGCTCTTAGaacttgtgatgggcattttcaaatattttattttttacttttcatagactaaacaattaatcaaaacaataattgACAGTTTAATCAATTATGGAGTTGAAAGCCCTGATGCCAGGTGCCTTCTTCGAATTGctcgtttgttttttttgacaaaatcCGATTAGATTTACAATCTTTTAAGAACGGACACAAGCAGCAAATCATTGCGTTAGTGACAATGAATCCAGCAAATATTTAGCAATAAAATGGCTATAAATTGATTTTTCTGTCAAGTGACTGATTTGTTAAGTtaagaataaacaaaaaaaaattaacttttttttttttttctttctgaaggTTAAGATAAAACAATTTTGGTACTGTTCCCAATGTCAAATGTAATGTATGCAAATTATAAAAACTTAAATGCATAAATCTGTTGATGGCCTTTTGTACAGCACTGACTTAGTGCAAGAGtgtgatgttcatttagtagaGTCCTGTCGTATCACTGTGGTGATGACACTGCGGTATAAATGAACAGCCTTTTTGAGTGATAAACTGAATACCTGGATATTGACTGAGGCATCTTGGCGGCTGCAGCCTTGTCTTTGTCGCTCCAGTCTGACAGAGGGTCACCCGTCTGGGTTTTAGAATCTAGTCCAGCTACAACATCTTCACCTCCAGCCAACCCATCCACTACTGCCTCGCCCCCTTCATCTGAACTCCGCCTCCCAGAGTTCTTAGCTGAAGTCCTCTCGTCCAGCGAGGCTTTGTGATTTGAGTCAGGACGCGTAGAGTTGGGGACGAGAGGGGCAGGACCATGCGAGGCTCCACCCTCCGAGCTATCACCACATAACAGCTGGTCTACAGTGTATGCCCCTCTGGCTGCGCCTCCTTCGGACCCAGATCCAGCTCCTTCACTCCCCTTCTCCGCCCCCTCTCCTGCATCGCTCCCAGGCTCCAGAGTTCCCCGGCTCTCTGAGGGGGAGAGCTCGGACCCCAGAGGAGATCGTGAACCCTCAGGCTGGGGGATGGGCTTCAGGAGCAGGGACACCTCTGTGCTTTTCAACAGGAGACCCAGGCAGACAGTGAAGGGCTGGTGGTCTGCAAGATGCTGAGACGGATCCTTGCGGTCTTTCTTGGAGCCCATTTCCTCCAGATCCTGCTGTAGTGTCTGTTGCAGGGCTTTGATGCTGCGCTGAAGATGCATCAGAAACACATACTGCCGGTGGctcacctggacacacacacacacacacacacacacacacacacaaaagtggttattaaaatgtataatctgtttattttttggaaaatattcaaatgttatagggtggaaccagcaaatgttttccatatttgataaatgacttaaacatttatttaagtatcaacattttttttcattttagcaCTAAAAAGGCAGCAGTAAAATTGTCATTCTTCACTAAATCTTTGCACCCTTGGGGTGTGATGCAACATGTTTAATCAAAAATCTGATGAGCAATAACCAAAACAATCCACATGACAGACTCACACATTGATTATCAAGTTGTGGCTTTACACATTCACCAGTTAAAGGGtaatgtatattgtatattgtgcAGTATTGAAAACTATAAGGATGAAAAAAATACCTGAGCACTTAGATGCTTCTGCACGTGCACCAATACATGCACATCTGCTTCTTTACTTGATGATgacaaagaagaggaggaggaggaaggcggGCTTCCCAATGAGAGGGGTTTATGAAGTCCGTTCCTGGAAGGCAGTGTTGAATCGTGTGCTGATGCTGCAGCACCATCAGTACTGTAATAGTCCTTTAATAATCGTTTCCTCTGCAGACGTGCGACAGCCTCTCCTGATGTGCTTCTGGACAAACCCTCTCTGAGCTTCTCCTGGTGCTGGATAATCTTTGCAGGCTGACTTGCCCACATGGTTAGAGGGAAGGAGTCCACGAAGGGCTGCGGTCGCCCCTTGCCTCCGCGGGTGCCTTCATAGTCCACCCAGAACTGGGCAAAGTGCAAAGCCCAAAAGTCAGAGGCGGCTGGCATCTTGAGGGCGTCTGTGCCCAACGTCGGCACCACCAGGCCCCGGTAGATTTCATGAAGCTTGGTGTCTTGTTCGTGAGCGTGGCGCTGGAAGACGGGATGGAGAAGGggtaaggaggaggaggagcgagGGAAGGAGGAGAAACAGGGAGAGAAGAAGGGCTCCTCTTCAAAGGCCTGCAACAAGGCCTCAAGGTGGGAGCGGGTGCAGTTAGCTGGGTGCCGGGTGTTTGTGGCCACCATTTCTGAGGTCTGCACTGAAATGGAGCGAGGAAGATCAGCGGGACAGGAGGCGTCCCAATTGGTGGGAATCACCAGCTAATGAGGagtagaaaacacaaaaaaacattaagtacCAGAGACTTCATTTCACACTTTAAACCTGAACAAATGTTTCTGCATTCCACCTCACCTTAAGCATGAGGCCGTCAACCTTGATGTCAACATGCTCTTCGGGTTTCTGCGaatcactgagcttgtagatcTCCATGAACTGCTCCAGACTCTGCCTGAGGTCGAGGGTGAAAAGGTTGATCCACACCAGGCTGCGAGGATCCAGAACCAGCTGCAGGGCGTTCAGCTGGACGTACAGGTTAGGACACGGGACTAGATGAGCGGGAGGAAATGGGGAATGTGGAAGAGATCAGGTGTTGTAGTCATATAGAGGAGGACATTAGAAAAAGCACAAAGAGaggaaacacaagaaaaaacaattttcactttcttgctcATATAATGTTTCCTAATGGAGGGAATTTGTGAGAAATCCATAACATGAATTAATTGGGTGATTCCTCATTCAGAACACTGGGTGTACTTCGGAAAATCAATGTCTTCTCAGCCACACAGCAGTCAATGACTTCCCCAAAGCTGAATAAATAGCCCGAATAGATCCAAAAGGGAGGTGAGAGATAGAAGGTCGCAGCCAGAACAGTGGGCCTGGTGTATAAAAACGGCTCACGACCTAATAATAAAGATTAATGTTTCTAAAATGAGATGCTAATCCCAGTAAAGTCTTACTGGGATAGTCTTTTCCATCAGGAAAGTAGTACTCTGTGAACTCGACATGAATGGCTGGCATCTCTGTGGGAAGGTACAAGGCCTTCTTATTGCAGGAGATCATGGTCTTGGGGCTGGAGCGACGCTGGTCTGCTGTTGACACCTGCAATAAACAAGAAGACACAGAAACTATCGCTCAAAGTTAGCAGTGAAGGCGTATGTAGTCTCAATGATTCCATACATGGAGGTTTTGTAAGCCAGAGTGTGTCTGTAATGACCTGGTAGATGCTGAAGTCAGCCATCCTGAGAACAACAGAGCTGGACATGAGCTGGGTCTTGGGGGTTTGAGGGGGAGGAGGACTGAAGGAAGCGCTGGAAGAGGTGTTTATCTTAcctggagagaaagaaagagagatggaaggATTGAGAAATTGAAAACAGAATGACAAAGAGGGAAACAAACAGGGCAACCACTCAGTACTCCAAAGAGAAACCCTTTGCAAAAGGTGTGCATCACCGCACCCagatgtgcgcacacacaccgGGGTACCTGGCTCTAGGCACCAGCAGCACTGGGccggaggctgtgtgtgtgggctccACTCTAGGAGTTCTCCATCTGCCTCCCTAAGCcctactcctcctcctgctctctccTGACTTCCTAGAGGCCAATACACATCGTCCTTAAGGGACACTGGAGGGCAGAAAATCCACAGGGATGATGTTCTGTTTGTGTACAAGGagatgcaacaaaaatgtacacCCTGAGACGTGTGTGTTTACCGTGTTGTGGGGAACTGTGTGCAGGGGCCGGGCCTTGCTGGTCTCGAACCGCACTCTTTAGCATCTCCACGTTGGACTTGAACTCATCGAGCAGACTCCGTGCCCAGCCCTCTCTGGTCTTGGTGGCCTCGCTGTAGTGCATCCAGTGTGCACAACAGTCACCTGGAGCGGTCAGAGAGTAGGAGAATTAGTACAGGTAAGCTGAACGTCCGTCATTTGTGAATCTTTTTGATTTTATGGTGAACTGCACATCAACAAGGTGCATCTCAAGGTTCTTGTTCTGCTTACCAAGTTACTTTATGCTGTTTTTATTGTATACTTTTCATTTCTACATGGTTACTTGTTTTTGTagtatttataataatattttttattatcatccTTTGATgtaattacttttaaaagcattgAAAGCCAAGGCTTTTATGTTTGGTTACAACTATAGTGTTACAACTATAGTGTTTCTACATTTGttgcaaatgaaaataaagaacaacaaacgtggaacaaaaaaaaggaacttGGCACAAGCAGAACGTGTGGAAGATGGAGGGACACCAAAACAAAAGGCCAGATTATAAgaataagagaaaaaaatagaacaaaaatgcaaaaagagaaacaataaaagggaaatagaaataaagatgaaaaaaagactacacTCAATGAGGTGTGTCTGCATAGGAGAAGTTATGAGAAGCTAACTTAGCGTCTGCTCTAAAACAGTTTGACGTAATTCAAAGCCAATAAAACTTGTAGTGAGTTTATAGTGAGGATGCAGGAAGCACTGCATATATTAGTATGTTGCAGTGGTACAGAATCCATACCTGCTCTGTGGAAAGGGTAGTAGTCCAGAGTGATGGAGCTGAAGGAAAGCTGCATGGCCCCACCAGTTATCCTCTTATTGCTCACTGCACAGACGGAAGACAGAAAAATCGAGTCAATGCTTTTcagtaaaatgttttgaaaaaactgTTTGGTGTACTAATCTCTGTGGTttaactaaagaaaaaaaagaaaacatatgtATGTTCATGTATCACATGCCCTACCTCTGACTTTTCTGTGTACCTGACAGCATGTGTATATGTCATGTATACACATGTGAATACATGCACACCACAATGTAGAGCATATGTAGATCTGTGCATATGGTACCTTTGTCCTTAACATGGATGTCATCACAGATGTGCAGGTCGAGGTGCGTAATCTGGAGGTGGTGGGACGTCTCGCATACGTCGTAGGCGCTGAACAACTTGGCCATGGTTGCATTCTGGTCAGCGGCTGTTGATGCCTGCTGGGTACGCACCTGCTGGGCTGTGGGTGGCACTGAGGACACCTGCTGAACACAGATGCACACGCCCGAAAAAGCACAGATACTGTGATTAGTGTTAGCAGTTTAAGATGTTGATGTGCTGTTGTTGATGCTGTGTTTTTAAGGCTTTGCTGTATTTAGTCTTGTAATATTGTTGTTAATGGTGGTGGGTTAATGTTAAGTATTTTTCAATTTTCATGTCTGGTTCATTCAACAACTGAATCATGCAATACTCAATTCTACCAGCAGGTGGTGTATCAGaccaaacagaaaaaacattgtgcactacagaaaacaaattgtgtatgttttgtgGGACTGGATAAGGGTGAAGTTGTGTGGTTGATCAAtgtacatacattttgtaagtgtatgtgtttaagaagcacacaaaaaaagaaataggacAGAATGAAAGACACTAACAGCAACAGAGATAGACAAAGATGGTGTAGGCAGATGCCGGA encodes:
- the bltp3b gene encoding bridge-like lipid transfer protein family member 3B isoform X6; amino-acid sequence: MAGLIKKQILKHLSRFAKNLSPDKINLSTLKGEGQLTNLELDEEVLQSLLDLPTWLAINRVECNKAAIRIPWTKLKTHPISLTLDKVVMEMSTCDEPRPPNGPSPIATASGQSEYGFAEKVVEGMSLSINSIVIRISAKAFNASFELSQLQVYSVNTSWSISDLRFTRIQDPQRGEILTFKEISWQMIRIEADAIQSAEHEMLSAPIRLITNQSKIRVTLKRRIKDCNVVASKLILILDDLLWVLTDSQLKAMVQYAKSLSEAMEKSAQQRKSMATEDQQVSSVPPTAQQVRTQQASTAADQNATMAKLFSAYDVCETSHHLQITHLDLHICDDIHVKDKVSNKRITGGAMQLSFSSITLDYYPFHRAGDCCAHWMHYSEATKTREGWARSLLDEFKSNVEMLKSAVRDQQGPAPAHSSPQHGKINTSSSASFSPPPPQTPKTQLMSSSVVLRMADFSIYQVSTADQRRSSPKTMISCNKKALYLPTEMPAIHVEFTEYYFPDGKDYPIPCPNLYVQLNALQLVLDPRSLVWINLFTLDLRQSLEQFMEIYKLSDSQKPEEHVDIKVDGLMLKLVIPTNWDASCPADLPRSISVQTSEMVATNTRHPANCTRSHLEALLQAFEEEPFFSPCFSSFPRSSSSLPLLHPVFQRHAHEQDTKLHEIYRGLVVPTLGTDALKMPAASDFWALHFAQFWVDYEGTRGGKGRPQPFVDSFPLTMWASQPAKIIQHQEKLREGLSRSTSGEAVARLQRKRLLKDYYSTDGAAASAHDSTLPSRNGLHKPLSLGSPPSSSSSSLSSSSKEADVHVLVHVQKHLSAQVSHRQYVFLMHLQRSIKALQQTLQQDLEEMGSKKDRKDPSQHLADHQPFTVCLGLLLKSTEVSLLLKPIPQPEGSRSPLGSELSPSESRGTLEPGSDAGEGAEKGSEGAGSGSEGGAARGAYTVDQLLCGDSSEGGASHGPAPLVPNSTRPDSNHKASLDERTSAKNSGRRSSDEGGEAVVDGLAGGEDVVAGLDSKTQTGDPLSDWSDKDKAAAAKMPQSISRKGSLSVVSDFLSSSNSSRSTSLYSMSNIGRLMRDRSQSSFSVSYKNMKKSPSLQSLDNISIDSYLMEDGDAYSLLERDDVSMSGFKDAISEQSATESATEAVIGQEQEGGVSPDTVSATSQSIDDPTKDIVSVLVLKVQSVCVGMEVFGESTAVALEVGQVTPSQLGNVSLRQYLSNRSLGMVCSVPIPAQSSQAGGEISSASTGGLHSPAVCARLESGPCAAAHSPLAERNGFLQLRLHGYQASFLMSTLRNLAHFLEDDSAPLVLPMEISVRDTHVNLK
- the bltp3b gene encoding bridge-like lipid transfer protein family member 3B isoform X5, yielding MAGLIKKQILKHLSRFAKNLSPDKINLSTLKGEGQLTNLELDEEVLQSLLDLPTWLAINRVECNKAAIRIPWTKLKTHPISLTLDKVVMEMSTCDEPRPPNGPSPIATASGQSEYGFAEKVVEGMSLSINSIVIRISAKAFNASFELSQLQVYSVNTSWSISDLRFTRIQDPQRGEILTFKEISWQMIRIEADAIQSAEHEMLSAPIRLITNQSKIRVTLKRRIKDCNVVASKLILILDDLLWVLTDSQLKAMVQYAKSLSEAMEKSAQQRKSMATEDQVSSVPPTAQQVRTQQASTAADQNATMAKLFSAYDVCETSHHLQITHLDLHICDDIHVKDKVSNKRITGGAMQLSFSSITLDYYPFHRAGDCCAHWMHYSEATKTREGWARSLLDEFKSNVEMLKSAVRDQQGPAPAHSSPQHGKINTSSSASFSPPPPQTPKTQLMSSSVVLRMADFSIYQVSTADQRRSSPKTMISCNKKALYLPTEMPAIHVEFTEYYFPDGKDYPIPCPNLYVQLNALQLVLDPRSLVWINLFTLDLRQSLEQFMEIYKLSDSQKPEEHVDIKVDGLMLKLVIPTNWDASCPADLPRSISVQTSEMVATNTRHPANCTRSHLEALLQAFEEEPFFSPCFSSFPRSSSSLPLLHPVFQRHAHEQDTKLHEIYRGLVVPTLGTDALKMPAASDFWALHFAQFWVDYEGTRGGKGRPQPFVDSFPLTMWASQPAKIIQHQEKLREGLSRSTSGEAVARLQRKRLLKDYYSTDGAAASAHDSTLPSRNGLHKPLSLGSPPSSSSSSLSSSSKEADVHVLVHVQKHLSAQVSHRQYVFLMHLQRSIKALQQTLQQDLEEMGSKKDRKDPSQHLADHQPFTVCLGLLLKSTEVSLLLKPIPQPEGSRSPLGSELSPSESRGTLEPGSDAGEGAEKGSEGAGSGSEGGAARGAYTVDQLLCGDSSEGGASHGPAPLVPNSTRPDSNHKASLDERTSAKNSGRRSSDEGGEAVVDGLAGGEDVVAGLDSKTQTGDPLSDWSDKDKAAAAKMPQSISSGRLMRDRSQSSFSVSYKNMKKSPSLQSLDNISIDSYLMEDGDAYSLLERDDVSMSGFKDAISEQSATESATEAVIGQEQEGGVSPDTVSATSQSIDDPTKDIVSVLVLKVQSVCVGMEVFGESTAVALEVGQVTPSQLGNVSLRQYLSNRSLAGGEISSASTGGLHSPAVCARLESGPCAAAHSPLAERNGFLQLRLHGYQASFLMSTLRNLAHFLEDDSAPLVLPMEISVRDTHVNLKDDGPRDNLSDSESSPITLHVDSLIIHRRDDGSFYIGVDTAAETKPWKEGALIDGTLTPVPEIVGGVCGIPKATQTRAPPTSPPPSSREKMLVEENECLKVELSRAKMALAEAQMEKDSLLHRMKNLKTS